In the genome of Aphidius gifuensis isolate YNYX2018 linkage group LG6, ASM1490517v1, whole genome shotgun sequence, the window AGCATTTGATTCAATATTATGTGAAGCATTACAACATGATTTATCACCACTAGAACCACCACCACATCATGATTCATATTTATATCCATTACCAACAGTTGTATTTCGTATGTTTGATTATACTGATTGTCCAGCTGAAGGTACATTATTACCAGGTAGTCATGCTATTGaaagatatttaattgaagaacatcttaaacaaataattaataatcatttttttgaaagaaaagAATGTGCtggatatttattaaattttccatataaatcaaaaataccacttgattattgtattgttgaaGTTATATTtggtgaattatttaatttaccaataCCAAAACATTTAGAAATATGTTATGgttcaatattaattgaattatgtAAATTACAACCATCAACAATGCCACAAGTATTGGCACAAGCaactgaaatattatttcgtAGAATTGATTCAATGGCTGCAGCATCATTTGATAGATTTACATGGTGGTTTGCAtatcatttatcaaattttcaatttagatGGTCATGGGAAGATTGGGATTCATGTTTACAAAGAGAATATGAACATCCAAGACCAAAATTTATAAGAGAAGTATTAGCTAAAGCATTAAGATTATCATATCATCAAAGAATACGTGATATGATGCCAGTAACATATGCTGAATTAATACCACCAATACCAGAaccaatatataaatatactgcTGATGGTGCTGCTAGTTTACCTGGTACTGCTGCTGCACATGAACTTGTTGTATCAATTAGAAGAAAATGTACACCAGAAGAAGTACTTAATGTACTTAATACATTACCTGGACAAggtgataatgatgaaattaataattttaatccattaaaaattgatgtatTTGTACAAACATTACTTAATCTTGGATCAAAAAGTTTTAGTCATAGTTTTGCTGCTATTGGAAAATTTCATTATGTATTTAAAGTACTTGCTGAAACTGAAGAAGCacaaatttgtattttacGTAATATGTTTTCATTGTggaaaaatcattatcaaatgatgGTTGTATtaactgataaattattaaaaactggTATTATTGAATGTAGTGCTATTGCTAATTGgatattttcaaaagaaatgCTACCAGAATTTACAAAGCTATATATATGGgaaatattacatttaacaatacgtaaaaaaaatcaacatgttattaaattaacaaatgaactAGCTGAAGCTAGAGAAAAAATGAGACGTGATGATAATCATTCTGGTTCATCATCTGATGACAATGATACTACTggcggtggtggtggtggaggtggtggagctggtggtgatggtgatggtaGTAGCAAAGATAAAAATGGTGAAGGAACATCTGAAGATGCTGTTGAAAGAATGGAAGAAAAATTAGAAGCAGCACAAGctgatcaaaaaaatttatttctcattatatttcaaagatttatcatgattttatCAGAACATTTAGTACGATCGGATACTGATGGTATTGATTATAATACACACTGGTACAGATGGACAATTGGAAGACTtcaacaagtatttttatctCATCATGAACAAGTTATGAAATATTCATCAACACTggaaacattattatttacaccAGATTTAGATCCACAtattcttgatatttttcatcaatttgtaTCATTGAgagcttaatttaaaaatattattcaaaacatGCAGTGAGtaagttaaattttcaaatgtaacaatttgtttggttttttcttttttattattgacaggttgatatttattgtgaaaaaaaaaaaaagcatttattGCTTTGtctatgatgatgaaaatgataataaaatttacacatttttgtgtattaattgtaaattgtattgtttaattatttaaggtGTCATTGATAGGTGTTGTAAAGttacaattttttctaaatggcTCATTGACATTTGCAACAATTGCTGgtgtttttaaatatccatttataaatttttcggTATATAGAGTCTGGTGTCTTCCTTTGTAGAGAGGATACTTTTCTTGTttctgttaaaataaaaataaacattttttttttgctttcaaaTAATGCACTtgtattgattgatttttattgtaaaaataatttatatttacttgaaataatattgtggTGTTTTCAATATCTGgttcaaatttatcatcacaaaATGAATGGAAATATTCTGATGGTTTTGATGGAAATATAGGTGCTGGtgtattaatttcatttgaaataatttccattgcttgttttattaatttttttttaataaaaatacgacGTTTTCCTtctgtttatattttaataatgaaatttaataaaacatttttttttctccaataatatattttaattaaattaaacttaccattatttttattaaatttaaatttaattaactcataatcTTTTCCAATTCCTTGAATTTCGAAATCacatttattcattgtttagtatttaatgaaaaacaataaaaaaaaatatttaaaaaatataaattttgtattttattttttaatctagaCAAGTAAAgtatatagataataaaaatttaacaatcgAAAATAATGTTTCTATAGTTACCAACCAATATCAttggtattattaatttttttttttttttctttaaactttGTATTGTAGATAGTTGGgcatagaaaattattatgtattattattgttattattattttttatttttcaaatgtatatatatattattttcagttttttaatttttcattttaaattataatgtacataacaggaaaaaataaattacatatattgaattttaaattattctttatttatttataagagcaaaaataaaaagtaatataagagattttattttgaaactataataattttttaaaaatttattattattattagtattttttcatGGAAAAAATCATGTTTCTAGATTAAGTTCGctcatatatttatcataaataactGAATAAGCAGTTATACCGAAAAATCCACCATTTTCACGATTTGATGAACGATGATGCAAACCTATACCACTCAATGCTGTAGGAACTTTTGATCCAACGTAAGAAGCATCAAATAATGGTAAAGTTGTTTGTCCTGCATCAGTTTTACTATCACTCATTGATAATGTATAGAACTTATCAGTTTGTGAGTCAATGACTGTCTTTTCATTTGTCTTTACTGGATTTAATTCACCGTAATCGCTTGTAActctgttaaaaattttaaataaatttattaaatttataaaaaaaaaattaatttgaatacaCTTACGTGTGATTACCATCTGGATAATGCCATTTTTCAgtatcttttattaatttgccACTTTTCCAATCATACTCTGTTGAATGTACTTGAATTTGTATTCTGTTAGGAAATTTTCCTTCTACATTTTCTATTCCAAATTTTATAcctatgattaatttttaaaaaaaaaaaacagataattcattatgtttattttttttttcaatttattatatcaaaaattataccTGTTACAACACGTCCATATTCAATAGTCATTTCATCCATATTAATTGCGTTTTTTTTTGGGTCCCATAAAACATAATCAgtgttttgttttaattttcctTGACCTCCATTATCAAGTGATTCTTGTACATCATTGACAATGCTAGGTAATCTAACCCATTCATCAGTAAAGGCTTGAACAATATAATTTGGTCCAATCACTCCCTCTGCTACttgaatattgaaaatgttATCTTTGATAATCATTCTTGCACCCGTAACAACccttttatatgaaataaatttttataatattaaatttggtttttttaaggcataatatatttttaaaatatatattacttattttttgCAATAGAACTCATAGCTGGTAATAGACTTATTGTATTAACAGCAAGTTTAGATTTAGGAGAAACATCATCACACTGACACCAGCAAAATGGACATCTCGTGAAACTTGCATAtaggtaataaaaataaattttataattaatatttatacagctataataatttatatttacctcTCTCTTTCATATTCTTTACGGATATACAGTCCATCGCTACAACCAGTACCCTTATCACCATATGTATTATCAGCATCTGAATAATATGCATCTTTGACCCATTTATAACGTCTTGCATCATTTTTctgtatatcaaaaaataaaaaatcaaataatacaaaatagcaaaataattgaaatactataattatcagaaaaaaattatattaccaGCATACAATATTCTGCGGTCCATATAGTTTTACAGCTATGAATTCTTCCATAACAATTACGTGGTGTTGTACAAGATTCAAAATTTTCTGGTACTCCATTTTTATCCCATGGTGTATATGTGTCAATTTGAAGATAACAAATTTCGTTAGTAGTACCATTGGCTAAATCAACATCTTCACAAGAAGGACATTTGTCGCGTCCTAACCAACGTGAATACATTAATATGTTCTGATACAATCCAGCCATTTCTAAATATGTAACAcctgtaattattataaatattatattttatgtgtACAAACCAAAATTACAGTGATGAATTcaaataagtatatatatttataaaaattttacctcGTTCATGTTTTTTGTCTCCATATGGATCACAATTACGATAATTTATTGGAATTTGAGCAAGACttgatgtaaatttatttgcatattcagttattctttttttagattcagcaataatatttttcaatttttttttatttccactACCTGATTTTATCAATTCTTGAACACCATAACTATCTATCATTGTTGTCGTAGCCAATAAATCAGTTAATATACAtgctatataaaaattgtagaatTTGTCTTGTAGCGATCCCTTATCGTCACATCTTTCTTCAGGAAgctaaattataacaaaatagtaaataaataattatgttatattatttaaatttttaaaaataaattttttttattactcacaTTGTCAATCTCTTCTATTATTCTGTCTAATAAATTTGGGCCAGCAcgtgattttaaaatatgctcatgaagattatttaatttttttggaataactttatcaatatttttattcacatatgtttttattgatttttcagtGTCTGTTTTCTCGTCGAATTCTctatattgttgaaaattatgatgaatctTAAAAATATCGATTATCATTTTTGAAGTTTTATTTGTTGGAAAATCTGGAAGTGTTCTTCTCAAATACGAAAAAAAGTCGCTCTGTCTTTCAGCAAGTAGATATTCGGTAGTTGATATTCTTTGATAGATATCTCTGTTTTTTGcaaatattcttttaaaataatactttaacATTGTtggtttttctatttttttattacttgatatttttttgacagctttttcaatatcattttgatatttatcaagaaatttaacaatttgatCAACCGTTACTACTTCATCAGCTGCAAGTACTTTATTACTTTGATATATGGTAAAAACCAtcagaaaaagaaatattattttaatcattatttattattatgatttttttttaaataaaaaatttcttttgttcTTTATAGATGACAACAGAcaattggttattttttttttttataaaaccgATAGAATATTTTGTGGATATTTATACCAAGTAAATGTTCCAATATAGTTGCAAtacatacattaaaaaaaaaaaaaaaaaaaaaaaaaaaattaatagctgATAACTGGATATTGCAACcaccttgaaaattttttcgaaaaacaaaacgtttaaatttttttatatccttgggtaataataaattatcttcaCAAACTAATTTGCCTTTCAACTTTGTATTGAAATataccaatatatttttttttttgtcattattatttatgaaaaatatttgtctgTTTATATGTATGTGAtgcttagaaaaaaaaaatgaataaataacaatatattttgttttttttacttaaaaattatttatataaaaaataaacataataattttctcacattttatttataaaagtcaCACAACTTATTATGTGGCTTCATGTACACATATTGTAATGCTAAAATtagaatatatataggtaAATACTGCAGATAGcttcaaatgaaaatgtcaatatagtttattatattatatattttgtttatttatttctttttattttttgttttatctaaGATCACTTAGTGTGTTCCTAGATatacaatcattattatacatataattattaatttaaatatgtaatttattttttttttgaaattattgaaaattttaaaaattcattgttattatttttttttatcttaaggAAAAATTATGCATCTGGATAAAGTTCGTTCATATATTGATCATAATTAACTGAATAAGCAGTTAAACCGAAAAATCCAGCATTTTTACGATTTGATGAACGATGATGCAAACCTATACCACTCAATGCTGCAGGAACTTTTGCTCCAACG includes:
- the LOC122859152 gene encoding nuclear cap-binding protein subunit 1 encodes the protein MSRRRAHEDDDGYERTYKKRRRVSENQEIEDRLESLILRVGEKSTSSLESNLEGLASVLEADLGVFRTKILRILTDCTIKMPEKCTIYTTLVGLLNAKNFNFGGEFVSYMVKNFKESLKSCKWDNARYFLRFLADLVNCHVISCGSLMTLFTNMLDTGSEDNVPQVRKDWYVYAVLSTLPWVGRELYEKKETELDHLMLTIEIFLKKRSKKHQPALRVWSNDTPHPQEEYLDCLWAQVRKLRQDNWAENHIPRPYLAFDSILCEALQHDLSPLEPPPHHDSYLYPLPTVVFRMFDYTDCPAEGTLLPGSHAIERYLIEEHLKQIINNHFFERKECAGYLLNFPYKSKIPLDYCIVEVIFGELFNLPIPKHLEICYGSILIELCKLQPSTMPQVLAQATEILFRRIDSMAAASFDRFTWWFAYHLSNFQFRWSWEDWDSCLQREYEHPRPKFIREVLAKALRLSYHQRIRDMMPVTYAELIPPIPEPIYKYTADGAASLPGTAAAHELVVSIRRKCTPEEVLNVLNTLPGQGDNDEINNFNPLKIDVFVQTLLNLGSKSFSHSFAAIGKFHYVFKVLAETEEAQICILRNMFSLWKNHYQMMVVLTDKLLKTGIIECSAIANWIFSKEMLPEFTKLYIWEILHLTIRKKNQHVIKLTNELAEAREKMRRDDNHSGSSSDDNDTTGGGGGGGGGAGGDGDGSSKDKNGEGTSEDAVERMEEKLEAAQADQKNLFLIIFQRFIMILSEHLVRSDTDGIDYNTHWYRWTIGRLQQVFLSHHEQVMKYSSTLETLLFTPDLDPHILDIFHQFVSLRA
- the LOC122859739 gene encoding uncharacterized protein LOC122859739, with translation MEYQKILNLVQHHVIVMEEFIAKNDARRYKWVKDAYYSDADNTYGDKGTGCSDGLYIRKEYERESFTRCPFCWCQCDDVSPKSKLAVNTISLLPAMSSIAKNKVVTGARMIIKDNIFNIQVAEGVIGPNYIVQAFTDEWVRLPSIVNDVQESLDNGGQGKLKQNTDYVLWDPKKNAINMDEMTIEYGRVVTGIKFGIENVEGKFPNRIQIQVHSTEYDWKSGKLIKDTEKWHYPDGNHTVTSDYGELNPVKTNEKTVIDSQTDKFYTLSMSDSKTDAGQTTLPLFDASYVGSKVPTALSGIGLHHRSSNRENGGFFGITAYSVIYDKYMSELNLET